Part of the Planctomycetia bacterium genome, GCTTCCGACGCGTCGACGCAATTCGTGGACGAGCCGCGGCGTCGGTCGCTCATCAGCGTCGAGCATCAACAACCAATTGCCGCGCGCGTGTTGCAACGCGCAATTCCGCTGGGCAGCAAAATAGTCGAAACGGCGCTCCACAACGCGGCAGCCGTGGCGCCGCGCCAAAGCGAGGGTTCCATCGCGCGAACCGCCGTCCACGACAAGGACCTCGTCCGCCCAACCGAGCGAAGGCAGTAGCTCCGCAAGGTTTCGCGCCTCGTTCTGTGCGATGATTGCCACGGTTAGCGTGGGAAGAGCGTTCATGCCGCCTCCCGCCGCAGCCGTCGCGCGACCAGGACATGGCGCGCCAGCCAGCGAAATTGGTAGTAAGCGGCGATCACGGCCAGTTCGACGCCCCAGGCGCCGGAATAGGCTGCCGCCATGGCTAGATGAATCCGCACGTCGGCATTGGCCGGCAGGTGATAGAGTGGCGTCGCCCAATGGCCAGAAGTTGTCACAGGCGTCGGCGCCGCATCCACGGCATCGGAATTCTCCGACGCCAATCCATACATGAAGAGGTACTTGCCCGAGACGAACGCGCCCCACAACCACCAGGCTACGTTTCCCCATTGCGCGGCTGCGGCGAACGCGAACGCGGTATGCAAGGCGATGTCGGCCAATTCGTCGAGATTCCCATCCAGCCAGGCGCCGTAAGCGCTGGCGGTCCCTTGTCGTCGCGCGAGTTGGCCGTCGAGCCGATCGCAAAACCAGGCCGCCATGATGAGTGCCGCCGCCACGGCGCAGTACGCCGGCGCCAACAAAATGGTCGCCGCCGCCGCCAGCGTGCAGCCGAAGCCGCACCACGTCACATGGCAAGGTTGCAGCGACGAACGCATCAGATAACGCGACGCAATCCCAGCGAGCGGACGCAGATACCAGCGCGAGATCGGGTAGTTCCGCGCGCGGCGCGCTTCGTCTCGTGCGCGCGCGTTGATCGCCTCAGGGGTCCAAGCCGCGCGCGTTTCGGTCGTAACGCTTGCCACTCCACTCACGCGTGAATCCTCCCAGTGGAAGGGGCCAGCGATGCGGGGTGGAAACGGGCGAAGAA contains:
- a CDS encoding CDP-alcohol phosphatidyltransferase family protein, which codes for MSGVASVTTETRAAWTPEAINARARDEARRARNYPISRWYLRPLAGIASRYLMRSSLQPCHVTWCGFGCTLAAAATILLAPAYCAVAAALIMAAWFCDRLDGQLARRQGTASAYGAWLDGNLDELADIALHTAFAFAAAAQWGNVAWWLWGAFVSGKYLFMYGLASENSDAVDAAPTPVTTSGHWATPLYHLPANADVRIHLAMAAAYSGAWGVELAVIAAYYQFRWLARHVLVARRLRREAA